TGTCAACAAATAACATGAAACATTGTGAAAAAAATATTTTGTTGTGCTAGCACTACTTGCTCGCTTCTTTGATGCTAAGTTTAGCCATTTCTCCAACATTATTTTATATAACTACTAAAACTCCTCCTGCCCGACCAAATGGTGCTGAAAAGCATAAACTGCTGCCTGGGTGCGATCACTGACCTCCAGCTTGGCTAGGATATTGGACACATGGGTCTTGACCGTCTTGAGAGAGATAAAAAGTTCGTCTGCGATGCGCTGATTTTCGTAGCCCTTGGCGATGAGTTGAAGCACGTCACGTTCACGCGCAGTCAAATCCTCATGTAGTTCTATGTGATTGCGCTGGTATTCGACCTTCTTGCTGACTTCTTGCTCAATAGCCAACTCTCCAGCAGCCACCTTACGAACAGCATGGAGTAGTTCGTCTGCACTAGAAGTCTTGAGCATATAGCCTTTAGCACCAGCATTTAAGACAGGCATGATTTTTTCATTGTCCAAATAAGAAGTCACAATCAAAATCTTGGCTTCAGGCCATTCTTTGAGGATGGCCAGGGTCGCATCAATCCCATTCATCTCAGGCATGACAATATCCATGACAATGACATCTGGACGCAATTCCAAGGCTAACTCAATGCCTTGAGACCCATTGGCTGCCTCCCCTACAACTTCTACATCATCTTGGAGATCAAAGTAGCTTTTCAAGCCCAATCGAACCATTTCGTGGTCATCTACTAGTAAAATTTTCATCTTTACTCCTTTATCATTCCTTATCAAGCAGGGGAATACGGATATCAACTGCCAGCCCTTGCTTGGGAGCTGTTAATAACTGAACCGTCCCTGCCATATCTTCAACACGTTCCTTGATATTGCGGAGTCCATAACTCAAGTCGTCTAAGTTCCCTAACTGGAAACCAATCCCATTGTCCACCACCTTCAGCTGCAATTCAAAATCTGTCTGATAGAGGTAGACATCTAGGCAAGAGGCTTGGGCATGGCGGAGGGTATTGCTGATCAATTCTTGCAGGATACGGAAGATATGCTCCTCGATTTTCTTAGGCAATTTCGTCACATTTTGCTTAAAACCAACCTTGAGATCACTCTTGTCTTCAAGCTCTTTTAAGAGAATTTTTATTCCCTCAACTAGGCTCTTTTGCTCCAGTTCAACTGGCCGCAAATGCAAGAGTAAAACCCGCAAATCCTTCTGGGCAGTTTCTAAAATAGCTGTGACACTCTGCAACTGGATCTGCATCTTTTCTCTATCCAATTTCAAAGCCTGCTGGCTGACACCTGACAAAATCATGTGGGCCGCAAACAACTCCTGACTGACTGTATCGTGCAAATCCCGCGCAATCCGCTTCCGTTCTTTCTCGATGATTGTTTCTTCCTGAGCAAGACTGTGATTTTCAGCCTTTTGAAGAGCTTCTGTCAAGAGGTTAAGTTTACCTGACAAGGACTTGAAACTGGCATCCAAATCTGGATCTGCAACCTGAACCACTTCTTTCCCTGCCAATAAACGCTTGAGATTAGCCTGCATTTTTCTTAGAGAAAGCTCTTCGATACCTCGCCAAAACAAGGCTAAGAGAAAGGTCATGGATATGCTGAATACCAACAACAAAAAGATAAATTTTTCTGTTTTTTCGACATCATGCAAGAAAATAGACCAATCAAAGTCAAGGATTTCCAGCAAGCTGTGGGAGAAAAATAAGACAAACAGGATGGAGGTGAGAGCAATCATTACATAAGCTTGTTTTTTCATCCTCTAACTACCTCCACATCTCCAATCATAGTAGTCAAGAAAATCTTGACACTCTTGTTACTCTTGAGATAGTCTCTTGTTTCTTGATGATAGTGTTCATTGCGGAGGGCTCGCTTGGGCTGGTTAAAGAAAGTCAAATCACCATAGAGACAGTTAACGCTGAGACTGACTTCCACATCTACAGGTACAATGATTTTGGTCGTTCCTACCATCTTTCTGAGGATAATGACATTGTCATGATTGGTTAAGATGACCCTCTCCAGATGAATAGTGTCCTTCCCCATGAGGCGAAAGAGATTAATATCATCAAACTGGCAAGTCTGGTAGCTTGAAAAATGATGGAGATTTCCAAACCAACGATTTTTCTCCTTCTTAACCGTTACCACCTCTTCAAAAACCAAATTGGTCTGCTCTTTTTCCTGGTTCATCATCGGATAAAGAAGAAAGAGACTATAGATGACCGCAACAAAAATAGCTAAAATTACAAAAGGATTGAGCATGACGATGAAAAAAAAGAGAATGCTTGCCACTACTAAAAGAAGATTATTGCCCTCTTTACCAGTGTAATAGCGAATCAAAAGCAAAAAGAGGAATAAAATCAGCAGAACACGCGAAAAATGCTCTGATACCATCAAAATCAGAGCTCCTGTCAGAAGACAGGCTTCGATAAATAAAAAGATTTTAAATTTTCTCATAGGTTTATCCTCTCCCTTCTATTTTATCACAATTCAAAAAAGTCACCTCGGTCTGAAGATGGAAAAAAGGCGGTGGTTACGCCTTTTTCATCTGATCCTTTGCTTCTTTTAATTTTCCATAAAGAAGATAGTCTACTTTTTGCAAATCTGCTATGGTGGCACAATTAAGAGCACACATAATTAAACGCAGATCGTCTTTCCAGCCTTGGACAATACCGATCACTTCTTCAACTGTGTAGGTTTCAATCAATTCCAGAACTGTTCGAGACAGTCCTACAGCCTTGGCACCAAAGACCAAACACTTAATCATATCCAGCGGAT
This window of the Streptococcus sp. 116-D4 genome carries:
- a CDS encoding response regulator transcription factor is translated as MKILLVDDHEMVRLGLKSYFDLQDDVEVVGEAANGSQGIELALELRPDVIVMDIVMPEMNGIDATLAILKEWPEAKILIVTSYLDNEKIMPVLNAGAKGYMLKTSSADELLHAVRKVAAGELAIEQEVSKKVEYQRNHIELHEDLTARERDVLQLIAKGYENQRIADELFISLKTVKTHVSNILAKLEVSDRTQAAVYAFQHHLVGQEEF
- the liaF gene encoding cell wall-active antibiotics response protein LiaF, producing MRKFKIFLFIEACLLTGALILMVSEHFSRVLLILFLFLLLIRYYTGKEGNNLLLVVASILFFFIVMLNPFVILAIFVAVIYSLFLLYPMMNQEKEQTNLVFEEVVTVKKEKNRWFGNLHHFSSYQTCQFDDINLFRLMGKDTIHLERVILTNHDNVIILRKMVGTTKIIVPVDVEVSLSVNCLYGDLTFFNQPKRALRNEHYHQETRDYLKSNKSVKIFLTTMIGDVEVVRG
- a CDS encoding sensor histidine kinase — translated: MKKQAYVMIALTSILFVLFFSHSLLEILDFDWSIFLHDVEKTEKFIFLLLVFSISMTFLLALFWRGIEELSLRKMQANLKRLLAGKEVVQVADPDLDASFKSLSGKLNLLTEALQKAENHSLAQEETIIEKERKRIARDLHDTVSQELFAAHMILSGVSQQALKLDREKMQIQLQSVTAILETAQKDLRVLLLHLRPVELEQKSLVEGIKILLKELEDKSDLKVGFKQNVTKLPKKIEEHIFRILQELISNTLRHAQASCLDVYLYQTDFELQLKVVDNGIGFQLGNLDDLSYGLRNIKERVEDMAGTVQLLTAPKQGLAVDIRIPLLDKE